In the Deinococcus ficus genome, one interval contains:
- the gltX gene encoding glutamate--tRNA ligase, translated as MSVVTRIAPSPTGDPHVGTAYIGLFNRTLARQAGGKFILRIEDTDRGRYVADSETRIFQMMQWLGLEPDESPLQGGPNGPYRQSERFDLYGDYARQLVESGHAYYAFETPEELTALREQAQQAGRVIAIPSRDLSAGEAQRRLDAGEAAVIRLKVDREGETVVNDRLRDPIHFQNREIDDKVLLKADGFPTYHLANVVDDRLMGVTHVVRAEEWITSTPIHVLLYRAFGWPEPVWAHMPLLRNSDRSKISKRKNPTSVEWYQKQGFLPEAMLNFLATMGWTHPDGQEIFDLTEFERVFDLSDVTLGGPVFSLEKLRWYNGKYLREVLSEDEVARRLHAFLADQKVSLPLDDYFRAVTRLMTPRIEVFADFMDKTAYFWSEDYPTDEKAQKALDGSRDLLPDLAARLKNLPTFDAASIKAAFHAYAEEKGLKLGKVMPPVRAAVAGTMESPDLPDLLAALGRDRVVARVDRVAR; from the coding sequence ATGTCTGTCGTGACCCGTATCGCCCCGAGCCCCACCGGTGACCCGCACGTGGGCACCGCCTACATCGGGCTGTTTAACCGTACTCTTGCCCGTCAGGCGGGCGGAAAGTTCATCCTGCGGATCGAGGACACCGACCGGGGCCGCTACGTCGCCGACAGCGAGACCCGCATCTTCCAGATGATGCAGTGGCTGGGCCTGGAACCCGACGAGTCGCCTTTGCAGGGCGGCCCGAACGGCCCCTACCGGCAGTCCGAGCGCTTTGACCTGTACGGCGATTACGCCCGGCAGCTGGTGGAAAGCGGGCACGCCTACTACGCCTTCGAAACCCCGGAGGAGCTGACCGCCCTGCGCGAGCAGGCGCAGCAGGCGGGGCGCGTGATCGCCATTCCCAGCCGCGACCTGAGCGCCGGGGAAGCGCAGCGGCGCTTGGACGCCGGCGAGGCCGCCGTGATCCGCCTGAAGGTGGACCGCGAGGGCGAAACCGTGGTGAACGACCGCCTGCGCGACCCGATTCACTTCCAGAACCGCGAGATCGACGACAAGGTGCTGCTCAAGGCCGACGGCTTCCCTACCTACCACCTGGCGAACGTGGTGGACGACCGCCTGATGGGCGTGACGCACGTGGTCCGCGCCGAGGAGTGGATCACCAGCACGCCCATTCACGTGCTGCTGTACCGCGCGTTCGGGTGGCCGGAGCCGGTGTGGGCGCACATGCCGCTGCTGCGCAACAGCGACCGCTCCAAGATCAGCAAACGCAAGAACCCCACCAGCGTGGAGTGGTACCAGAAGCAGGGCTTCCTGCCCGAGGCGATGCTGAACTTCCTGGCGACCATGGGCTGGACGCACCCGGACGGCCAGGAGATCTTCGACCTGACCGAGTTCGAGCGCGTCTTCGATCTCTCGGACGTCACCCTGGGCGGCCCGGTGTTCAGCCTGGAGAAACTGCGCTGGTACAACGGCAAATACCTGCGCGAGGTGCTGTCGGAAGACGAGGTGGCCCGCCGCCTGCACGCCTTCCTGGCCGACCAGAAGGTGAGCCTGCCGCTGGACGACTACTTCCGCGCGGTGACGCGCCTGATGACGCCCCGCATCGAGGTGTTCGCGGACTTCATGGACAAGACCGCCTACTTCTGGTCGGAGGACTACCCCACCGACGAGAAGGCGCAGAAGGCGCTGGACGGCAGCCGCGACCTGCTGCCCGACCTGGCCGCCCGCCTGAAGAACCTGCCCACCTTCGACGCCGCCAGCATCAAGGCCGCCTTCCACGCCTACGCCGAGGAGAAGGGCCTGAAACTGGGCAAGGTCATGCCGCCCGTCCGCGCGGCCGTGGCGGGCACCATGGAAAGCCCGGACCTGCCGGACCTGCTGGCCGCCCTGGGCCGTGACCGCGTGGTGGCTCGCGTGGACCGGGTGGCCCGGTGA
- a CDS encoding metal ABC transporter solute-binding protein, Zn/Mn family, with product MRFPTLLLTLLLTSLPAAAAAPLPVSATTSLIADFVQNVGGTRVKVNVIVPAGADSHTFQPSTAALRGLSGSRALFANGAGLEPWLPKLKAAAPKVPVTTLTTGLKLRPAPGDDHDHGHDHAESDPHAWWDADLATGYVRNAQATLTRLDPAGKATYAKNAAAYITKIKAADAAAKKLFATLPAGKRKVVTNHDSLHYLASRYGLTVVGTVLPGLSTEREPSAGEIAALIRTVKATGARVIFTENAANLRLAQTLARETGARVAPPLYTDALGPKGTAGDTFLKALKYNAETMVKALK from the coding sequence ATGCGGTTCCCCACCCTGCTCCTGACCCTGCTCCTGACCTCCCTGCCGGCCGCGGCCGCCGCGCCCCTGCCGGTCAGCGCGACCACCTCCCTGATCGCCGACTTCGTGCAGAACGTGGGCGGCACCCGCGTGAAGGTGAACGTCATCGTTCCCGCCGGCGCCGACAGCCACACCTTCCAGCCGTCCACCGCCGCCCTGCGCGGCCTGAGCGGCAGCCGCGCCCTGTTCGCCAACGGCGCCGGCCTGGAACCCTGGCTGCCGAAACTCAAGGCCGCCGCGCCGAAGGTCCCGGTCACCACCCTCACCACCGGCCTGAAGCTCCGCCCCGCGCCCGGTGATGACCACGATCACGGCCATGACCACGCCGAGTCCGACCCGCACGCCTGGTGGGACGCCGACCTCGCCACCGGGTACGTCCGCAACGCCCAGGCCACCCTCACCCGCCTCGACCCGGCCGGGAAGGCCACCTACGCGAAGAACGCTGCGGCATACATCACGAAGATCAAGGCGGCCGACGCCGCCGCGAAGAAACTCTTCGCCACGCTGCCCGCCGGCAAGCGCAAGGTCGTCACCAACCACGACTCCCTGCACTACCTCGCCTCCCGTTACGGCCTGACAGTGGTGGGCACCGTCCTGCCGGGCCTGAGCACCGAACGGGAACCCAGCGCCGGGGAGATCGCGGCCCTGATCCGCACGGTCAAGGCCACGGGCGCCCGGGTGATCTTCACGGAGAACGCCGCGAACCTGCGCCTGGCGCAGACCCTCGCGCGGGAAACCGGCGCGCGCGTCGCCCCGCCGCTGTACACCGACGCGCTCGGCCCGAAGGGGACCGCCGGGGACACCTTCCTGAAGGCCCTGAAGTACAACGCCGAGACGATGGTCAAGGCACTGAAGTAA
- a CDS encoding ABC transporter ATP-binding protein, producing the protein MPHPTPGVTRRLYGLLTPYRRTVGVGLLLLTLSVIAELYPPLVWIRVVDHGIAQRDWPYIATQLALLVLVFGAQQLLSASRGILLERAGQRLTLDLRLAVYRKLQAQSADYFESQRTGDLIARVTGDVDAIQDVLVRGTDSVLANALRLIGVIGIFIALNPVLGAATTLPMLAVGALLWRYARTVRPTYRAARTRLGDLTALITDRLGGMRVVQTHAREAQETARVEALGRELYDVQVRAVTLRNRSFPLARFVGNMGNVIMLGGGAWLIMQGQFTIGGLLAYRGYGRYFYGPLDDLVGIADLLQRAEASGRRVFEVLDAPVTVQDHPDARPLPDPARGEIEFRNVTYGYDPARPVLRDVSFRVPAGQRVAVLGESGAGKSTLLGLVTRAHDPQAGQVLIDGLDVRTLTLHSLRRAAVTMPQDTFLFHDTVRANVTYAHPAATPTEIQDALRAAHALDFVQALPDGLDTLVGERGVKLSGGQRQRLGIARTLLARPRVLLLDEPTSAVDAESEAQVVAALDDLMRGRTALIVTHRLSLARGADRVLVIQDGRIVEDGPPAKLLEQGGAYAALDRTSRALVG; encoded by the coding sequence GTGCCCCACCCCACCCCCGGCGTCACCCGGCGCCTGTACGGCCTGCTCACCCCCTACCGCCGCACCGTCGGCGTGGGCCTGCTGCTCCTGACCCTCAGCGTCATCGCGGAACTGTACCCCCCCCTGGTGTGGATCCGCGTGGTGGACCACGGCATCGCCCAGCGCGACTGGCCGTACATCGCCACGCAGCTCGCCCTGCTCGTCCTGGTGTTCGGCGCACAGCAGCTCCTCTCCGCCTCACGCGGCATCCTGCTCGAGCGCGCCGGGCAGCGCCTCACCCTGGACCTGCGCCTCGCCGTGTACCGCAAACTCCAGGCGCAGTCCGCCGACTACTTCGAAAGCCAGCGCACCGGCGACCTGATCGCCCGCGTCACCGGCGACGTGGACGCCATTCAGGACGTTCTCGTGCGCGGCACCGACTCCGTGCTCGCCAACGCCCTGCGCCTCATCGGCGTGATCGGCATCTTCATCGCCCTGAACCCCGTCCTGGGCGCCGCCACCACCCTCCCCATGCTGGCCGTGGGCGCGCTGCTGTGGCGCTACGCCCGCACCGTCCGGCCCACCTACCGCGCCGCCCGCACCCGACTGGGGGACCTGACCGCCCTGATCACCGACCGCCTGGGCGGCATGCGCGTCGTGCAGACCCACGCCCGCGAAGCGCAGGAAACCGCGCGCGTCGAGGCGCTCGGCCGCGAACTGTACGACGTGCAGGTCCGGGCCGTCACCCTGCGCAACCGCTCCTTCCCGCTCGCGCGCTTCGTGGGCAACATGGGCAACGTCATCATGCTCGGCGGCGGCGCGTGGCTGATCATGCAGGGCCAGTTCACCATCGGCGGCCTGCTCGCCTACCGCGGGTACGGCCGCTACTTCTACGGCCCCCTGGACGACCTCGTCGGCATCGCCGACCTGCTCCAGCGCGCCGAGGCCAGCGGCCGCCGCGTCTTCGAGGTCCTCGACGCGCCCGTCACCGTGCAGGACCACCCGGACGCCCGGCCCCTGCCCGACCCCGCCCGCGGCGAGATCGAATTCCGCAACGTCACCTACGGCTACGACCCCGCCCGGCCCGTGCTGCGCGACGTCAGCTTCCGCGTGCCCGCCGGCCAGCGCGTCGCCGTGCTCGGCGAATCCGGCGCCGGCAAGAGCACCCTGCTGGGCCTCGTCACCCGCGCCCACGACCCGCAGGCTGGACAGGTCCTGATCGACGGCCTGGACGTCCGCACCCTCACCCTGCACAGCCTGCGCCGCGCCGCGGTCACCATGCCGCAGGACACCTTCCTCTTCCACGACACCGTCCGCGCCAACGTCACCTACGCCCACCCTGCCGCCACCCCCACCGAGATTCAGGACGCCCTGCGTGCCGCCCACGCCCTCGACTTCGTGCAGGCCCTCCCGGACGGCCTGGACACCCTGGTCGGCGAACGCGGCGTGAAACTCAGCGGCGGGCAGCGCCAGCGCCTCGGCATCGCCCGCACCCTGCTCGCCCGGCCCCGCGTCCTGCTGCTGGACGAACCCACCAGCGCCGTGGACGCCGAAAGCGAGGCCCAGGTCGTCGCCGCGCTGGACGACCTGATGCGCGGCCGCACCGCATTGATCGTCACGCACCGCCTCAGTCTCGCCCGCGGCGCCGACCGGGTCCTCGTGATCCAGGACGGCCGGATCGTGGAAGACGGCCCCCCTGCGAAGCTGCTCGAACAGGGCGGCGCGTACGCCGCGCTCGACCGCACCAGCCGCGCCCTCGTCGGCTGA
- a CDS encoding valine--tRNA ligase produces the protein MTDTPADSKTLAPQFDPQAVEPQWANRWRTEPFRADASSGREPFTIVIPPPNVTGNLHLGHALDNTLIDTLIRFKRMQGFEALYLPGMDHAGISTQVVVEKQLREAGVSRHDLGREAFLERVWAWKAESGGMILNQLSRLGVSADWTRERFTMDEGLSRAVRHQFVKLYHEGFAYRGERIVNWDPASQTTLSELEIDREVRKGKMTTLSYKLEDPNEAASNGEPGEIRIATVRPETIFADQAIAVHPDDARFRHLVGKKARIPLTDRLVPIIADEAVEMEFGVGALKITPAHDPTDFEVGERHGLARPSVIDLHGNLTQDELVPAEFRGMERFAARKAVTKALTEGGHLIEEKDHDTAIGLSERTKVPVEPIVSTQWFVRMKPFADMALDGLEKGEMRLVPDRYAKVNRDWLENIRDWNISRQLWWGHQIPAWYDEQGNIYVPDPENPDLDCDQDPRYAHLNLRRDPDVFDTWFSSNLWPFSTLGWPDTDSEDFRKFYPTQVLVTGYDILFFWVARMQMAAYGLTGQAPFSTVMLHGLYLDAKGQKMSKSKGNGVDPLELFEQYGVDAARFAFAYLSTGGQDIKHDPRRFEQGRNFANKLWNATRFALMRLGEAVPHLQGDDDLTAYVRRALIPGDLDLPRSQDVLALLRGRDDLTLADRWIISRLNAVTAEATAQLEAFDIGAATRTLYSFTWDEFCDWYIEAAKPALAEGKLGTLATLKAVLEHILKLLHPVMPFITSELYEALGHRRQLALRVWPVANADLHDAEATHAFDALRAAVNAARSLKNELGLSPQDRLGVTVEGDLSGVVTENARVVESIARVQLVTSLEGRTLSAVERGVTIRAPLEGTVDLADWLGKQKKRLAEFDKQIKQAQGKLGNEGFVARAPAEVIEEEKRRVEDFTQQKDRLEGVLKQFE, from the coding sequence ATGACCGACACCCCCGCCGACAGCAAGACCCTGGCCCCGCAATTCGATCCGCAGGCGGTGGAGCCGCAGTGGGCAAACCGCTGGCGCACCGAGCCCTTCCGCGCGGACGCCAGCAGCGGCCGTGAGCCGTTCACCATCGTGATCCCGCCGCCGAACGTGACCGGGAACCTGCACCTGGGGCACGCGCTGGACAACACCCTGATCGACACGCTGATCCGCTTCAAGCGCATGCAGGGCTTCGAGGCGCTGTACCTGCCAGGGATGGACCACGCCGGGATCTCCACGCAGGTGGTCGTGGAAAAGCAGCTGCGCGAGGCCGGTGTGTCGCGGCACGACCTGGGCCGCGAGGCGTTCCTGGAGCGGGTGTGGGCCTGGAAGGCCGAGTCGGGCGGCATGATCCTGAACCAGCTCTCGCGCCTGGGCGTGAGCGCGGACTGGACCCGCGAGCGCTTCACGATGGATGAGGGCCTGTCGCGCGCGGTCCGGCACCAGTTCGTGAAGCTGTACCACGAGGGCTTCGCGTACCGCGGCGAGCGGATCGTGAACTGGGACCCGGCCAGCCAGACCACCCTCAGCGAACTGGAGATCGACCGGGAAGTCCGCAAGGGCAAGATGACCACCCTGTCCTACAAGCTGGAGGACCCGAACGAGGCGGCCAGCAACGGCGAGCCCGGCGAGATCCGCATCGCGACGGTGCGCCCGGAGACGATCTTCGCGGACCAGGCGATCGCCGTGCACCCGGACGACGCGCGCTTCCGTCACCTGGTCGGGAAGAAGGCCCGCATTCCCCTCACGGACCGGCTGGTGCCGATCATCGCGGACGAGGCGGTGGAGATGGAGTTCGGGGTGGGCGCCCTGAAGATCACGCCCGCGCACGACCCCACCGACTTCGAGGTCGGTGAGCGGCACGGTCTGGCGCGGCCCAGCGTGATCGACCTGCACGGGAACCTCACGCAGGACGAGCTGGTGCCCGCCGAATTCCGCGGCATGGAGCGCTTCGCGGCCCGCAAGGCCGTGACCAAGGCCCTGACCGAGGGCGGGCACCTGATCGAGGAAAAGGACCACGACACCGCCATCGGCCTGTCCGAGCGCACGAAGGTGCCGGTGGAGCCCATCGTGAGCACGCAGTGGTTCGTGCGCATGAAACCCTTCGCGGACATGGCCCTGGACGGCCTGGAAAAAGGCGAGATGCGCCTCGTGCCGGACCGCTACGCCAAGGTGAACCGCGACTGGCTGGAGAACATCCGCGACTGGAACATCAGCCGGCAGCTGTGGTGGGGCCACCAGATTCCCGCGTGGTACGACGAGCAGGGCAACATCTACGTGCCTGACCCCGAGAACCCGGACCTGGACTGCGACCAGGACCCCCGCTACGCGCACCTGAACCTGCGCCGCGACCCGGACGTGTTCGACACGTGGTTTTCCAGCAACCTGTGGCCCTTCAGCACGCTGGGCTGGCCCGACACCGACAGCGAGGACTTCCGGAAGTTCTACCCCACCCAGGTCCTGGTGACCGGGTACGACATCCTGTTCTTCTGGGTGGCCCGCATGCAGATGGCCGCCTACGGCCTGACCGGGCAGGCACCGTTCAGCACGGTGATGCTGCACGGCCTGTACCTGGACGCCAAGGGCCAGAAGATGAGCAAGAGCAAGGGCAACGGCGTGGACCCGCTGGAGCTGTTCGAGCAGTACGGCGTGGACGCCGCCCGCTTCGCGTTCGCGTACCTCTCGACCGGCGGGCAGGACATCAAGCACGACCCGCGCCGTTTCGAGCAGGGCCGCAACTTCGCGAACAAACTCTGGAACGCCACCCGCTTCGCCCTGATGCGCCTGGGCGAGGCCGTCCCCCACCTGCAGGGCGACGACGACCTGACCGCGTACGTGCGCCGCGCCCTGATTCCCGGCGACCTGGACCTGCCCCGCAGCCAGGACGTGCTGGCCCTGCTGCGCGGCCGGGACGACCTGACCCTCGCCGACCGCTGGATCATCTCCCGCCTGAACGCCGTGACCGCCGAAGCCACCGCGCAGCTGGAGGCCTTCGACATCGGCGCCGCCACCCGCACGCTGTACTCCTTCACCTGGGACGAGTTCTGCGACTGGTACATCGAGGCCGCCAAACCCGCCCTGGCCGAAGGCAAACTGGGCACGCTGGCGACCCTGAAGGCGGTGCTGGAGCACATCCTGAAACTGCTGCACCCGGTCATGCCTTTCATCACCTCCGAGCTGTACGAGGCGCTCGGGCACCGCCGGCAGCTGGCCCTGCGCGTCTGGCCGGTGGCGAACGCCGACCTGCACGACGCGGAAGCCACCCACGCGTTCGACGCCCTGCGCGCCGCCGTGAACGCCGCCCGCAGCCTGAAGAACGAACTGGGCCTGAGCCCCCAGGACCGCCTGGGCGTGACCGTGGAAGGCGACCTGAGCGGCGTGGTCACCGAGAACGCCCGCGTGGTGGAAAGCATCGCCCGCGTGCAACTGGTGACCAGCCTGGAAGGCCGGACCCTGAGTGCCGTGGAACGCGGCGTGACCATCCGCGCGCCGCTGGAAGGCACCGTGGACCTCGCCGACTGGCTGGGCAAGCAGAAAAAACGCCTCGCGGAATTCGACAAGCAGATCAAACAGGCGCAGGGCAAGCTGGGCAACGAGGGCTTCGTCGCCCGCGCGCCCGCCGAGGTGATCGAGGAAGAGAAACGCCGCGTGGAGGACTTCACCCAGCAGAAAGACCGCCTGGAAGGCGTGCTGAAGCAGTTCGAGTAA
- a CDS encoding NUDIX hydrolase, protein MTQFSELQAARAHARAHRLRERAVCQITRPAGHGAALLVFDHVPTQDAGVQVVAGGVEPGETPAQAALREAAEETGQAGFTLRGYLGSAEWISEAHAKREMRHFHHLLAPPDLPDTWEHAADGHVFRFHWEPLPAPRLDWDLDLFLPSPALTDPGLTPPPIPGVPHDKETRA, encoded by the coding sequence ATGACCCAGTTCAGCGAACTTCAGGCCGCCCGCGCGCACGCCCGGGCCCACCGGCTGCGCGAGCGGGCGGTCTGCCAGATCACGCGCCCCGCCGGGCACGGCGCGGCCCTGCTCGTTTTCGACCACGTGCCCACCCAGGACGCCGGCGTGCAGGTCGTGGCCGGCGGGGTAGAGCCCGGAGAGACTCCCGCGCAGGCCGCACTCCGTGAGGCCGCCGAGGAAACCGGGCAGGCCGGCTTCACCCTGCGGGGTTACCTGGGCAGTGCCGAGTGGATCAGTGAGGCGCATGCCAAACGCGAGATGCGGCACTTCCATCACCTGCTGGCCCCGCCGGACCTGCCGGACACCTGGGAGCATGCCGCCGATGGTCACGTGTTCCGCTTCCACTGGGAGCCGCTGCCGGCCCCCCGCCTCGACTGGGACCTGGACCTGTTCCTGCCCTCCCCTGCCCTGACCGACCCTGGCCTGACCCCGCCGCCGATCCCCGGCGTTCCGCACGACAAGGAGACCCGCGCATGA
- a CDS encoding META domain-containing protein, producing MYALLAVLALSSAAAPAQPPTTMAQLPPARTVPASTPPLTGTTWTLVRLDTGRGPITLNPGLERPTLRLVGTSATITTACGTQTVPVTRSGAILKFPRLGQGGSACPDAQLSLHGDYLDLLRRTTRYALQGLTLTLSAGTGRLVFQAAPTPIPAPGRPAPVKPTPVPPGGPMTQAPAPREVSVTALTLNGKAVPVPADARLRLTTTAGKVVLTGRLDCNTLTGQGTLTGSTLRLTALASTRMLCPAASAENAFLALLRGPLTVTVQGDTQTWRGAAGQVTLRDVPAVATPAAPTGTFVLTRLNGQPAPALNKPVSMTFENGQIGGTDGCNSYGGQYTLKGGVLQVGQLVSTMMMCPDMDGPRLFSLFELNPTLTQAGATLTLKADGQVWEFTRQP from the coding sequence ATGTACGCCCTGCTTGCCGTCCTTGCCCTGAGCAGCGCCGCCGCGCCCGCCCAGCCCCCCACCACGATGGCCCAGCTGCCGCCCGCCCGGACCGTGCCGGCCTCCACGCCGCCCCTGACCGGCACCACCTGGACGCTGGTCCGGCTGGACACCGGCCGCGGCCCCATCACCCTGAACCCGGGCCTGGAGCGGCCCACGCTGCGCCTGGTCGGCACCTCCGCCACCATCACCACCGCCTGCGGCACCCAGACGGTGCCCGTGACCCGCAGCGGCGCCATCCTGAAGTTCCCGCGCCTGGGCCAGGGCGGCAGCGCCTGCCCGGACGCCCAGCTGTCCCTGCACGGCGACTACCTGGACCTGCTGCGCCGCACCACCCGCTACGCGCTCCAGGGCCTCACGCTCACCCTGAGCGCCGGCACCGGCCGGCTGGTGTTCCAGGCCGCGCCCACCCCCATCCCGGCCCCGGGCCGGCCCGCCCCCGTCAAACCCACGCCCGTGCCACCCGGAGGCCCCATGACGCAGGCACCCGCCCCCCGCGAGGTCAGCGTGACCGCCCTCACCCTGAACGGCAAGGCTGTGCCCGTGCCCGCGGACGCCCGGCTGCGCCTGACCACCACGGCCGGCAAGGTGGTCCTCACCGGCCGCCTGGACTGCAACACCCTGACCGGCCAGGGCACGCTGACCGGCAGCACGCTGCGCCTGACCGCCCTGGCCTCCACCCGGATGCTGTGCCCTGCCGCATCCGCCGAGAACGCCTTCCTGGCCCTGCTGCGCGGGCCGCTCACCGTGACCGTGCAGGGCGACACGCAGACCTGGCGCGGCGCCGCCGGACAGGTGACGCTGCGGGACGTTCCGGCCGTCGCCACGCCCGCCGCCCCCACCGGCACCTTCGTCCTGACCCGCCTGAACGGCCAGCCGGCCCCCGCGCTGAACAAACCGGTCAGCATGACCTTCGAGAACGGCCAGATCGGCGGCACCGACGGCTGCAACAGTTACGGCGGGCAGTACACCCTGAAAGGCGGCGTGCTGCAGGTGGGCCAGCTGGTGAGCACCATGATGATGTGCCCGGACATGGACGGCCCCCGCCTGTTCTCGCTGTTCGAGCTGAACCCCACCCTGACCCAGGCGGGCGCGACCCTGACCCTGAAGGCGGACGGGCAGGTCTGGGAGTTCACCCGCCAGCCCTGA
- a CDS encoding cobalamin B12-binding domain-containing protein, with amino-acid sequence MEDRRIRVLIAKPGMDGHDRGAKVVARALRDAGMEVIYTGLRQTADMIVNAALQEDVDAIGLSVLSGAHMHYFREVTQLLKDKGASDIILFGGGIIPDQDLPELEALGVGRVFTPGASTQDAAEYLKEAVQRRWEALGDA; translated from the coding sequence ATGGAAGATCGCCGTATCAGGGTCCTGATCGCCAAGCCCGGCATGGACGGCCACGACCGGGGCGCGAAGGTGGTGGCCCGCGCGCTGCGCGACGCCGGCATGGAAGTCATCTACACGGGCCTGCGCCAGACCGCCGACATGATCGTGAACGCCGCGCTGCAGGAGGACGTGGACGCCATCGGCCTGAGCGTGCTGTCCGGCGCGCACATGCACTACTTCCGCGAGGTCACGCAGCTCCTGAAGGACAAGGGCGCGTCGGACATCATTCTGTTCGGCGGCGGCATCATCCCGGACCAGGACCTGCCGGAACTGGAGGCGCTGGGTGTGGGGCGCGTGTTCACGCCCGGCGCGAGCACCCAGGACGCCGCCGAGTACCTGAAAGAAGCCGTGCAGCGCCGCTGGGAAGCGCTGGGCGACGCGTAA
- a CDS encoding isocitrate lyase/PEP mutase family protein, whose amino-acid sequence MTPSEPHPAFHALHARGFALPNAWDAASARIFQAAGFPAVGTTSAGIAYARGLPDGQRLSRAEMLAEIAVIRRALSVPLNADIEAGYGDAPDDVARTVREVAALDVAGVNLEDATGRPDAPLYALDEQVRRVEAARGASGVFLNVRTDTYLCGVGRNAQERLEETIRRGRAYLQAGADGMFVPGVTDPAVIRVLAAELPGPLNVMAAPGAPAVPDLLAAGARRVSLGQGAMLGALGHVARIAAELRGPGTYGAMSESFYGFAQAEALFASP is encoded by the coding sequence ATGACCCCCAGCGAACCTCACCCGGCCTTCCACGCCCTGCACGCCCGGGGTTTTGCCCTCCCGAACGCCTGGGACGCCGCGAGCGCCCGGATCTTCCAGGCGGCAGGTTTCCCGGCCGTCGGCACGACCAGCGCCGGAATCGCGTACGCACGCGGCCTGCCGGACGGCCAGCGGCTCTCCCGCGCCGAGATGCTGGCCGAGATCGCGGTGATCCGCCGCGCGCTGAGCGTACCGCTGAACGCCGACATCGAGGCCGGGTACGGCGACGCGCCGGACGACGTGGCCCGCACAGTGCGGGAGGTCGCGGCCCTGGACGTGGCCGGCGTGAACCTGGAGGACGCCACCGGCCGCCCGGACGCGCCCCTGTACGCCCTGGACGAGCAGGTGCGCCGCGTGGAGGCGGCCCGCGGCGCGTCCGGCGTGTTCCTGAATGTCCGCACCGACACGTACCTGTGCGGGGTGGGCCGGAACGCGCAGGAGCGCCTGGAGGAGACGATCCGCCGCGGCCGGGCGTACCTGCAGGCCGGAGCGGACGGCATGTTCGTGCCGGGCGTGACCGACCCGGCGGTGATCCGCGTGCTGGCGGCCGAACTGCCCGGGCCGCTGAACGTGATGGCCGCGCCCGGCGCGCCGGCCGTGCCGGATCTGCTGGCGGCCGGGGCGCGGCGCGTGAGCCTGGGTCAGGGGGCGATGCTGGGCGCGCTGGGGCACGTGGCGCGCATCGCGGCCGAACTGCGCGGCCCGGGCACGTACGGGGCGATGAGCGAGTCCTTCTACGGCTTCGCTCAGGCCGAGGCGCTGTTCGCCTCCCCCTGA
- a CDS encoding DUF1304 domain-containing protein encodes MSVLAAVLVGAVALLHVYILVLEMFLWTTPRAIEAFGTTPELAAQTRVMAGNQGLYNGFLAAGLFWGLLTGAQDVQLFFLACVAVAGLYGAATANRRILFAQTVPAVLAILAVLLA; translated from the coding sequence GTGAGCGTCCTGGCGGCCGTGCTGGTGGGCGCCGTTGCCCTGCTGCACGTGTACATCCTGGTGCTGGAGATGTTCCTGTGGACCACGCCCCGCGCCATAGAGGCCTTCGGCACCACCCCGGAACTCGCCGCGCAGACGCGCGTGATGGCCGGCAACCAGGGCCTGTACAACGGCTTCCTGGCGGCGGGCCTGTTCTGGGGCCTGCTGACGGGCGCGCAGGACGTGCAGCTGTTCTTCCTGGCGTGCGTGGCGGTCGCGGGATTGTACGGCGCGGCCACCGCGAACCGCCGGATCCTGTTCGCGCAGACGGTGCCGGCGGTCCTGGCGATCCTGGCCGTACTGCTGGCCTGA